A part of Micromonospora chersina genomic DNA contains:
- the murD gene encoding UDP-N-acetylmuramoyl-L-alanine--D-glutamate ligase, producing the protein MRLSDLRGRHVAVWGAGREGRAAVTAIAAHGPADLVAVDDSANFLTLPWEGPLAAAAPLVTGEDGFARLAAADVVVRSPGVPNTHPWMVELRRRAVPVTQGSALWMADHADRTVGVTGSKGKSTTSSLISHLLTAMDRPNVFGGNIGVPLLDLPEAELYVLELSSYQCADLTDSPRVAVVTALFPEHLDAHGGEREYYRDKLNLLAHGPHTVVVNGADPRLAFELGDRAAVRAGSTDTTHVATGPDGARWFHLRDTPLFPRAVLPLVGRHNEGNLCVALAVLDALGVDVVARKDSLAIAVAGFQGLAHRLTEIADPSGLTFVDDTLATSPYAAMHAIDAYEGRPLTVIVGGTDRGLDYTPLRDHLAEREITVIGIPDSGPRIVEALAGLAAVRTELAEDLVAAVGLARKLTPAGGVVLLSPAAPSYGRFRNFEHRSEVFAQAVADTAR; encoded by the coding sequence GTGCGCCTGTCTGATCTGCGCGGACGTCATGTCGCCGTCTGGGGCGCCGGCCGGGAGGGCCGGGCCGCGGTGACCGCGATCGCCGCGCACGGCCCGGCCGACCTGGTGGCCGTCGACGACAGCGCGAACTTCCTCACCCTGCCCTGGGAGGGCCCGCTCGCCGCGGCGGCGCCGCTGGTCACCGGGGAGGACGGCTTCGCCCGGCTGGCCGCCGCCGACGTGGTGGTCCGCTCGCCCGGGGTGCCGAACACCCACCCCTGGATGGTGGAGCTGCGCCGCCGGGCCGTCCCGGTCACCCAGGGCAGCGCGCTCTGGATGGCCGACCACGCGGACCGGACCGTCGGGGTGACCGGCAGCAAGGGCAAGAGCACCACCTCCAGCCTGATCAGCCACCTGCTCACCGCCATGGACCGGCCGAACGTCTTCGGCGGCAACATCGGGGTGCCGCTGCTCGACCTGCCCGAGGCGGAGCTGTACGTGCTGGAGCTGTCCAGCTACCAGTGCGCCGACCTGACCGACTCGCCGCGGGTGGCCGTGGTGACGGCGCTGTTTCCCGAGCACCTGGACGCGCACGGCGGCGAGCGGGAGTACTACCGGGACAAGCTCAACCTGCTAGCGCACGGTCCGCACACCGTGGTGGTCAACGGCGCCGACCCGCGGCTGGCGTTCGAACTGGGGGACCGGGCGGCGGTCCGGGCCGGGTCGACGGACACCACCCACGTGGCCACCGGCCCGGACGGCGCCCGCTGGTTCCACCTGCGGGACACGCCGCTGTTCCCGCGCGCCGTGCTGCCCCTGGTCGGGCGGCACAACGAGGGCAACCTCTGCGTCGCCCTCGCCGTGCTCGACGCGCTCGGCGTCGACGTGGTGGCGCGCAAGGACAGCCTCGCCATCGCGGTGGCCGGGTTCCAGGGCCTCGCCCACCGGCTCACCGAGATCGCCGACCCGTCCGGGCTCACCTTCGTCGATGACACGCTGGCCACCAGCCCGTACGCGGCCATGCACGCGATCGACGCGTACGAGGGGCGGCCGTTGACCGTGATCGTCGGCGGGACCGATCGGGGGCTGGACTACACCCCGCTCCGCGACCACCTGGCCGAGCGGGAGATCACCGTCATCGGCATCCCGGACAGCGGCCCCCGGATCGTGGAGGCCCTCGCCGGGCTGGCGGCGGTGCGCACCGAACTCGCCGAGGACCTGGTGGCCGCCGTGGGGCTGGCCCGCAAGCTCACCCCGGCCGGCGGCGTGGTGCTGCTCTCCCCGGCCGCGCCCAGCTACGGCCGGTTCCGCAACTTCGAGCACCGCTCCGAGGTCTTCGCGCAGGCGGTCGCCGACACCGCCCGCTGA